Proteins encoded by one window of Sediminicoccus rosea:
- a CDS encoding amidase produces the protein MPISDDVKAFIPGERVTHAPLGSGVLDGLTFAVKDLFDVAGAITTYGNPDWGRTHPVAAATAPAVMALLEAGGELVGKTKTVELAYGLTGENVWHGTPINPNAPDRFPGGSSCGSAAAVGAGLVDFALGSDTGGSVRIPASYCGVFGIRPSWGAVSLAGACGLGPSFDTCGWFARKASVLQAVGDALLPEDALPNATQLGPLLKLQGVWMNADPATANALLPALEAVERVLGSGPAARVEGPTDILAQAYENFRCAQAQEAWATLGSWVTATNPKFGPGVRERFEAARDMDPAKAAAGRAFRKRFSARVRSLLAGGAVFAFPTSPFPAPLLTASLAEQNAVRERSMGVTAISGLAGLCEVSIPAGRVDGAPVGLSLAAAPGRDRALLDLATRVAAELGLA, from the coding sequence ATGCCGATCTCCGATGATGTGAAGGCCTTCATCCCGGGCGAGCGGGTGACGCATGCGCCCCTCGGCTCCGGCGTGCTGGACGGCCTCACCTTCGCCGTGAAGGACCTGTTCGACGTGGCGGGCGCCATCACCACCTATGGCAACCCGGACTGGGGCCGCACCCACCCCGTGGCCGCCGCCACCGCGCCCGCCGTCATGGCGCTGCTGGAGGCGGGCGGCGAACTGGTCGGCAAGACCAAGACGGTCGAGCTCGCCTACGGCTTGACGGGCGAGAATGTCTGGCACGGCACGCCGATCAACCCGAATGCGCCCGATCGCTTCCCCGGCGGCTCCTCCTGCGGCTCGGCCGCTGCCGTCGGCGCGGGGCTGGTGGATTTCGCGCTCGGCTCGGACACCGGGGGCAGCGTGCGCATCCCGGCCAGCTATTGCGGCGTCTTCGGCATCCGGCCGAGCTGGGGGGCGGTCAGCCTCGCCGGCGCCTGCGGCCTGGGGCCGAGCTTCGACACCTGCGGCTGGTTCGCGCGAAAGGCCAGCGTGCTGCAGGCGGTGGGCGATGCCCTGCTGCCCGAGGATGCGTTGCCCAACGCCACCCAGCTGGGCCCGCTGCTGAAGCTCCAGGGCGTCTGGATGAACGCCGACCCGGCGACCGCCAATGCCCTGCTGCCGGCGCTGGAGGCGGTGGAGCGCGTGCTCGGCTCGGGGCCCGCCGCGCGCGTCGAGGGACCGACCGACATCCTCGCCCAGGCCTACGAGAATTTCCGCTGCGCCCAGGCGCAGGAGGCCTGGGCCACGCTGGGCAGCTGGGTCACCGCGACCAACCCGAAATTCGGCCCGGGCGTGAGGGAACGCTTCGAGGCGGCGCGCGACATGGACCCGGCCAAGGCCGCCGCCGGCCGCGCCTTCCGGAAGCGCTTCTCGGCGCGCGTGCGCTCGCTGCTCGCGGGCGGCGCGGTCTTCGCCTTCCCCACCTCGCCCTTCCCGGCGCCACTGCTCACCGCCTCGCTGGCCGAGCAGAACGCGGTGCGCGAGCGCAGCATGGGCGTCACCGCCATCTCCGGCCTCGCCGGGCTTTGCGAGGTGAGCATCCCGGCGGGGCGGGTGGATGGCGCGCCGGTCGGCCTCTCGCTCGCCGCCGCCCCGGGGCGGGACCGCGCGCTGCTCGACCTCGCCACGCGCGTCGCGGCGGAGCTCGGCCTCGCATGA